One genomic region from Argentina anserina chromosome 2, drPotAnse1.1, whole genome shotgun sequence encodes:
- the LOC126783648 gene encoding uncharacterized protein LOC126783648, protein MTCWVLLASFLVVSVSAATHQTKVTNNPADELVDVLNTNRTAHKSTSLYDNPGLACIALQYIKAYQGDCGAVGGPDAKKPADSEFAEAFAPSCGIEVSSLSPITGRLLGCETKYVPAAEAFSNILIESSKSLDILYNKNHTEVGAAVSGSDGGSPYFWCVLFSAGKTNSSFVAEEGEVKITRPGCFSGANDECNGAYDWSRSSRVWAFFTTALIAMAFAFGL, encoded by the exons ATGACCTGTTGGGTTCTTTTGGCTTCTTTTCTTGTTGTCTCTGTTTCTGCTGCCACTCATCAAA CGAAAGTTACTAATAATCCTGCGGATGAATTAGTAGATGTGCTTAACACTAACAGAACTGCACACAAATCAACTTCCCTCTATGACAACCCTGGACTGgcttgcattgccttgcagtACATAAAAGCGTACCAAGGTGACTGCGGTGCTGTAGGAGGCCCAGATGCCAAGAAGCCAGCTGATTCCGAGTTTGCTGAAGCTTTTGCTCCAAGCTGTGGTATTGAAGTCTCAAGCCTCTCTCCAATTACCGGTCGTTTACTTGGCTGCGAGACTAAATATGTCCCGGCTGCTGAAGCGTTTTCAAATATCTTGATTGAAAGCAGTAAGAGCTTGGATATTCTCTACAATAAGAACCACACTGAAGTGGGAGCTGCTGTGAGTGGCAGTGATGGTGGTTCTCCATATTTCTGGTGTGTGTTGTTCAGCGCGGGCAAAACTAACAGCAGCTTTGTTGCTGAGGAAGGTGAGGTGAAGATAACAAGACCAGGGTGCTTTAGTGGTGCAAATGACGAGTGCAATGGCGCTTATGATTGGTCTAGAAGCAGTCGTGTGTGGGCATTTTTCACCACAGCTCTGATTGCAATGGCGTTTGCctttggattatga
- the LOC126784242 gene encoding uncharacterized protein LOC126784242, with protein sequence MEPGATRRTNRFSSYERLVAIGLALLAVLSPLYIDRTTEDDSELDLQEPINFAAWLPLLLVVLILAITLSLYLDRSFTSVKLQSGTGRLSSTLFAVLVCLLCYLATVFTGQTPCIFL encoded by the exons ATGGAGCCTGGAGCTACCAGGAGGACGAACCGGTTTTCTTCATATGAGAGGTTGGTGGCCATCGGGTTGGCGCTTCTAGCTGTGCTTTCTCCCCTCTATATTGACCGCACAACAGAAGACGATTCAGAACTTGACTTGCAAGAGCCCATCAATTTTGCTGCTTGGCTGCCTCTGCTGCTCGTGGTGTTGATCTTGGCCATCACTCTGTCGCTTTACTTGGACCGAAGCTTTACCAG TGTAAAGCTTCAGTCTGGAACTGGGAGGCTAAGCTCAACTCTATTTGCAGTACTGGTTTGTCTGCTATGTTACTTGGCAACTGTTTTTACAGGGCAAACTCCATGCATCTTTCTATAA
- the LOC126784502 gene encoding uncharacterized protein LOC126784502 produces the protein MATLSSSAHVSTNPFTSSNVSSNANRFRPVRCALSPPNWRESRRLVSVSLSLALSHLLFVPDYAVAGVFDKYVKRKKLDPLEAYVSPVILTQLQIKDLEKSLEGDQPQFATCRSLLRSGPAASLRVNIRAVAQYASDSGDGKTASTSVDQCLRALEELDNLLLRATRNDAGASVNSMKTQTNTALNALDSLLKTVPSDVLDKGKIAADSYRRSLEDVNVDISDPELKELQSIL, from the exons ATGGCTACACTAAGCTCCTCCGCGCATGTTAGCACCAACCCCTTCACTTCCTCTAACGTGTCTAGTAACGCAAACAGGTTCCGGCCAGTGAGGTGCGCACTGTCACCCCCAAATTGGCGGGAAAGCAGGCGATTGGTCTCTGTTTCCCTCTCCCTCGCTCTCTCACATTTGCTCTTCGTCCCTGATT ATGCCGTTGCTGGAGTCTTCGATAAGTATGTGAAAAG GAAGAAGCTTGACCCTCTTGAGGCTTATGTATCACCGGTTATATTGACCCAGTTACAAATTAAGGACTTGG AGAAATCTCTGGAAGGTGATCAGCCACAGTTTGCTACCTGTAGGTCTCTGCTACGCTCCGGCCCTGCTGCGTCTCTTCGTGTTAATATCAGAGCT GTGGCACAATATGCTTCAGACAGTGGAGATGGGAAAACTGCTTCCACCAGTGTTGATCAATGCCTCAG GGCATTGGAGGAGCTAGATAACTTGCTTTTACGTGCCACAAGAAATGACGCAGGAGCTTCAGTCAATTCAATGAAGACACAGACCAATACTGCCCTCAATGCATTGGACAG CCTTCTGAAAACGGTGCCATCAGATGTGCTAGACAAAGGAAAAATTGCAGCTGATTCTTACAGGAGGTCATTAGAGGATGTCAATGTTGATATCTCAGACCCAGAACTGAAGGAATTGCAATCCATATTATGA